The sequence below is a genomic window from Desulfobacterales bacterium.
TGTTGATTCCCCCAATAAATGGAACTGGATTTTCAGATTAAATTGAAGAGTCCGCGGGGATTTCAGATTCAATGGAAGGAGTCGCTGCGCTCCATCTAATCGTATGGGTTTTTTAAGGCATGAACAGGAAGCATTATGGTGCAAGCAGGAAGGGGACCGGCCCTTTCGAGCAAGTCCCCTTCCGCCTTGGCACAATGCCTCCTCAACCGGCTATCCCTTGGCGGGTTGCTCCCCAGCAGAGCCCGACTCCGTTTGGCCGGAAGCCTGGTTGCCTTTGACCAGCTGCGCATCAACAGGTCATTGGCTTTAAAGCAGCACTAATTTAAAACAGCTCGGATGCGGCCACCTGGACATGTTCGGCCGTGACCGCTTTGGTTTTTTGCATGGCAGCTGCGATGAGCGCACCGCGGGCCAGGTGATTGGCTTTTCGGAAGATGCCGCCGGAGCCCTGATGGATGGCGGTAATGGCGGCGTCGTCAAACAGCATGCTATTGACGCCGGCGATCGACAGATGATGCAACAGATAATCTTGCATCTGGGTGCGCTCAGCGCCGGTAAAGTGGCTTTTGGCGACCACGCGCGAGGCCAGCGGAAGACATCCCGGATACATCAACTTATCGATCAGGTTGGACTGACCGGCCAAAACAAGGGGCAGATAGGGTTTGCAGTCCATTTCGAACTGGCAAAGCGTGTGCAATTCGGCAAAGACCTCGATGCGCAACATAGAGGCCTCATCGATGACCAGTACCGCCTTTTTTTTCTTGTTGATCATTTCCAGCACCTGGCCTTTGATCAAACTGGTCATCACCGCGCGGGACATGCCGGCCAGCCTCAGGCCGAGCTGGCCCAATATCAGCCGGTACAGTTCAAGGATCGATCCGGTGGTGGCCGTGACATACAGCAGTTTGTACTCGGATGGATGCAAGCAGCTGAGCAGGTAACGGATGGCCGTTGATTTGCCCGAGCCAGTGTCGCCGGTGATCAGGTAAATGGCGCCCAGATCGGTGGCATACTCGAAGCGGTTCTGGGCCGCGGCAAGCTGTGCCGTTTGCATGATCTGTTTAACGGCGATATCGGATGCAAAGGGCTCCTTGGTAAAGCCGAACAACGCCCTGTACTTTTTTTTCATTTCCATAGGCCGCCTCCCTGGTAGGCGGTGGCACCCGATTGCAGTTCGATGTTTCTGCTCTTGTCTCTTTTGACCCGGCAATTGACATGCAGATCGACCGGCACCAACAGCCCGTAGCAGATCTGGTCGAAAAACACCTCAACCTGCTCGGGCGCATGTTCATGGTACAACAGCAGCACTTTGCGGCCCATGAGGGCAACCGGGGCCTCGAACAGGCGGCCATCGAGCGTGACGGTCCGGTCTTTGGCCACCGTTCGGTAAACGGCCTTGCGAAAGTGATCGGCAAGGTTTGCCGGCGCCTGGCGAAGACAACTCATATTGCGTGTGAACCTGCAAAACGGGCTCATGCCGGTGCCGCTGTGCACCCTTTGGTGGTAGGCGTTTTCCAGCCAGTGATCGAGCGAGCGGTTCAGGCTGTCAAGGTTGCTGGTATCGGCGGTGGGCAAAAACTGACTTCGGATGGTCTTAAAAAAGCGCTCCACTTTGCCCTTGCCCTGTGGTTTATACGGTCGGGCATGGATCAGCGCGATGGATAACGAGGCACAGGTGAACTCGAGTTTGTGACTGCGGT
It includes:
- a CDS encoding AAA family ATPase; translated protein: MEMKKKYRALFGFTKEPFASDIAVKQIMQTAQLAAAQNRFEYATDLGAIYLITGDTGSGKSTAIRYLLSCLHPSEYKLLYVTATTGSILELYRLILGQLGLRLAGMSRAVMTSLIKGQVLEMINKKKKAVLVIDEASMLRIEVFAELHTLCQFEMDCKPYLPLVLAGQSNLIDKLMYPGCLPLASRVVAKSHFTGAERTQMQDYLLHHLSIAGVNSMLFDDAAITAIHQGSGGIFRKANHLARGALIAAAMQKTKAVTAEHVQVAASELF